The DNA window ccctccaccgctgccaggtacgacctgtgccgttcgtcgatgtgcgcgtcaaggagctccggtgtctgcgccatatctgcatgaaaaatataagtaccgtaagGCATATTCTTacgaacaattgaaaatactaaaaacgatttataatagaactaacctaacaaatatttctaaaagctattaaaaatactaaaaactattcaaaatataactaccctaaaaatatatctgaaaactattgaaattataaaaactattcaaaatataactaccctaagaaatatatcttaaaactattgaaaataatACTAATAAATATTTCcaaaagctattaaaaatactgagaactattcaaaatattaccaccctaagaaatatatctgaaaactattAAAATtgtaaaaactattcaaaatataactacgctaagaaatatatctagaaacaattgaaaatactagaaactatttataatagaactaccctaacaaatatttctaaaagctattaaaaatactgaaaactattcgaAATAAAGCTACCTTAATaaatatatctgaaaactattgcaattataaaaactattcaaaatataccTACCCTAAGagatatatctaaaaactattaaaaatactcaaaactatttaaaatagaactacactaacaaatatttctaaaagctattgaaaatactgaaaactattctaagtataactaccctaacaaatattcataaaaataattaataattatacgattataatacctccaaaccgacgtgtggacagggcttcgccgcttcctctcctctcctctcttcctctcctccttctcttttttgtttatttttgatgaatattatgagaattaggggtgggtagggggcttaaatagtgggggggagggacatcccgcccgttgggtgggcgggatgcccctcggcggaacctcccgccctcccaacgggcgggaggcccctcggaagaccccccgcccgttggaacgGCGGGTTGTCGCGTAactttcgcgaagaggcccctgcgaAAAGTTTTTCGACCCCCTGCCGACCCCCGCCctttggatgggcgggatgtctcttcccgcccgttgattgggcgggaggcacccatttttcgaaatgtTCTAAGCCGCCAcccctttttcaaattttaatttttaaccctttttttaaaaaagtcgTAAAAGCACCAACCAGCACCGTCGCCCACCGTTCGTCGCCGGTGTCGACGGTCACCACCTCGGCAAAACCCCCACACCGGCGAAATAGTAACAGACTAGTGAATAGCGGGGGGCCTGGACCCTGCGCTTGCGGCGGCCTCCGCTGGCGGCGGATTTGCTGAGAGGAGGGGAGAATGAACCCAGACGGAAGAGAAGAgggtttatttgaaaagtaataGGAGTATTTTTGTAAAATATCAAATtacgattattaatcgcgatccaaacctGGGAAAAATAGGGGATCATGGCCGGCGATACGGCGGGGACGAGGCCGCGTCTGCCAACCGCCGGGGAGCGACCGCTACAAACACCGCCGCAATAAATCCAGCTCCAACACCGTTCCTCAACGGAACGAGCCCATCCGCTGATCCGGCGCCGCCGAAGTCAGCCCCACGCGCGTCTAGACGCCTGCCCATCCTCTCCGTCAGTTTAGTGATTCGAGAAGGAACCGGCAGCGAGGTCAAAGAGGCAAAGAAGCAGCATTCTCTCCGGCTCCGCCGGGCAAGCTCGTCAACAGCGCCGGAAGTGGAAGTTAGCTCATTGGCCGCATCAAACATGACTGTACtgccttgtgcttcatcttcctccagcggGTCCAGCCCAGATCCGATGCCTTTATTTAATTCATTTGGATTATTAGTCCTGTGCTGCTTTGTGTAATTGCGTTTATGCAGCTGCAATTGGCTTGGACATTGGTGGTTGCCTGGATGCAATGTTTGTCATTCTGTACCTGAAGAATTCGTTCTCTGAATTTGATGCTTCGATCTGAATTTTTGGCCTCAGATTTGAGTGATGATACCCCTTCTCTGAATTtgacgatttgatctaaatttTTAGCCTCAAGTTTAGGCGTACATATAAAACATCGTTCAGTTTTGTTCTCCAATTCGGTACTACTATGTTTTGAAATTTCATTGCTTGTGCTGTTGTGCAGTGCTTGTGCTTATGTACGTGTGCGCGACGGCCAACGACAAGAGCAAACGACGTTCACTATCTACAGTCTACGCGCACGTACATCTTCCTACTGGGACCGGCCGGCGATCTGTGGATGATGGATATATGGGTTACGTCTTCTTTGCTGGATCAgcaggccggccggccaccgGCCGGAAAGATCCAACTCGTGGCCGGCTGCCTTGGCCGGCAGTTTAACTGCCTGCTTGCTATTATAGCGCGAGGCCGGATAGACGCCCAAGGCAGCTGCACGCCAAGGTCGAGCGTCTTCAGGATCGGAGCTGATCGAGGGGCGATGGCGAAGGGCGGCGGCACCGCCGGCGGTGGAGAGCACCGCGTGCGAATGCCGGAGAAGGGCTGCGCCGGCCAAGCGGGCGAGGGTGCAAAGCCGGAGAAGCAGCTGAACGGCTTCGTTCGCGCGGTCGCGCTGATCGAGCGGCTGGGCAACGCCCTTGGCACGCTCGCCTTCACCTGGGCAACCGTCGTCCTGCTGGGGGGCTATCCCACGGTGCTACGCGAAGACAGCGACTTTTGGTTAGCGACCGCCATAGTTTTCCTAGAAGCAGCAAGGTGCGTCGTCGTTACTTCAGTAACTTGCTAGTGTGTGGCGACTCTTCCTTTCTCAAACCATGGTAGTAATATTATGAACTTGGCAACTAAAGCTAAAATactgaatatatatatatatatacgggAACAAGTCTACTTTTCAAACTTTAGGATTATATACTGTTTTGGGATTTCAGTTTCAAATTGTAGATGCAAGTAGATTGATTGCTTTATGTTACTGATGACTAGGCAGCAGAACTGTGAGCTGagatcttttttttaaaaaaaaaactacgTGTGCTGAGATCTTGTCCAGTACATTCATTACCTTTCATGCCGTCTTCATTTTTGTATCGCAATGCCTGTTTCAGGATGTTCAGCCGTAACAACAGACTGGATTACCAATTGTTCTTCCATACCAAAGGCGCGGTGAGACCTCTTGGCTGGAATGGGCTGGTCGTCGTCGTGTACCTTTCCAATGTTTACAACTACATGTTGGTCCGCCTGCTACGGTTACCTTTGGCCTACTGCGTGCTTACGATAATGATTGGTCCATCTTTAGTTGGCCTGTTTCAGTCTTCAGGAGCTCTAAAACTGCTTTCCAAACCGCTACGCCGGGCCATCTCTCTTTGTGCCCCCTTAGTTGCAGTCATATTGCTGGTTCCCTTATTACTTAAGTTCATGGCTTACACGACTTACACCAGAAAGGCAATGACAAAGTGGATAGTGCTCACACTGCTGTTGATTCTAGTAGTGCTGCTGCTTACCATCAGCAGGCTACGCTTCCCAAGAACCATCAAACTGGCAGAACGTGCTCTGGGCAGCAACCACGTATTCTGgcgtcgagtacttctgaacATGTGCATGTTTGTTGAGCTGGTGGTGTTGGTGCTCATGCCCGGCCATCCAAGAATTCAGCTAGTGGAGTTTCTGTACGAAGTATATGCTTTATTGCTCGTGTCAATCGGGAACTTTCAGATTCCAGCAGCAGTTGCACGGATAGTGCTCTCGCTGCTGCGCATAGTATCACATGACTACTACGGAGATAAACCAGATGATCCTGCCAAGACAAACCTTGCACCATCACTAAGTATCTTCTACTGGATGGTGTTTCTCCAGGGAATGCTCTACTCTGTAGCATGCTTGCTCGAGATCTTCTCCTTCATCCCACGGAGAGCCCTTGCCCGTCATGGTGGGTTTAGAGGTCGGTGCGGAGCGGAATGCATAAGTTTGTACTACGCATATGCCTTGGAGAAATGCATGGAGAAAGATGTGCTAGCTCCGAAAAAGATCAGCCTCACCAGCTTTGCCATGGACTCCATAGACTCGGACTCACCCAAGAGGCAGCTCCATGGGATTAGGGTGATGCAAAATCTTCTACGGATGGAACCGACGAGGACACTGCTAGTTCTGAAACTCAAAGCATCCATGAATACGGTGGCCAGATTAATCGAAATGTTGGACTGGACAAGCCCAGCGGATAGAGCTGTCAGATTGTCTGCTGCGAGAGTCGTTGCTGAGCTTGCAAAGAGCCTCCGAATCATCAGTGTCCCTGGAACTATAAAGTTTGTATCTTCACTTCTGGATGTTGATGGAGAATCGGAAAGAGAAAACACACTTCTGGACACAGATGATGAGCAGGACAAAGAACAAGGTATAGCTACGGATTTAATGTATATCCAAGAGCAAAATCATGGGTTGGCTATGGAAGATGGTAGCCTAGGGCAAAGGCAAAACCCACTTTGGGACACAAGTAGCTTAATGGAGACAGAAGCCTGTTCGACCCAGCAAGTTGGCATGAAAGAGCAGAACTACTGCTTCCTTCGATGCTGGAAACGGATTACAAGGCTCTGGTCAACTCCCCAGGAGGAGCCAGATGTCGACCATGATCACCTCCCTGCTCTGGGAATGTCAATTCTTGACAGCCTTTGTTGTGATCAGGACAACTGCGTGGAGATGAGCAGAGTGGCAGGCCTCATCCCGGAGATCATTGGGTTCACATCCTACAAACGTTACACAAAGAACGCCAACGAGGTGCAGCAGAAGATACTGATGCGGTCATCGCTTAAATTGTTGAAAAGGCTCTCAAAAACTGGTGGGGAGATCGGTATCACACTACGCCACAAGATCTCCGAGCATCCTCTACTACTGACAAATCTCTCGGATATCTTGGATGACAGATTCAGCAGCCAAGGAGTCAGGAAGCTGGTGATAGGAATCCTCAGGAACCTTGCCCTTGATGCAAACACAAGCAAGGAGATCGGGCGCATCCAAGCGATCATTGGCAGATTGATGGATGCATTTCTCAAACCATCTGCAACCTCATGTAAGAATCCAAATCGGTTTCTACAAAAGGTTGCTGGGCAAGCACTTGCAATGCTGGCAATGGAGAGTGCTGATAACTGTGCAGCTATGCTGATGGAAGCAGGCAATGCCATTGGAGAACTGGCAAGTATGATCTGTGAAAATAATAATAGATATGTGGCAGCTAGACTGTTGCATAATGTGTTCCAGAACATGCAACCAGAGCTCAGCAGCTCGGACATGAGGAAACTGTGTGAAACTTTGCGTAAGGTGAGACATATATGTTTAACTAGAAGCAGTCTTTGCATGTTAACTACTTCCTCCGTCCTAAAAAGAATGCAACTCTTGCTTCCCGAGAAGTCAAGCACTttcaaatttgatcaaatttatacaaaaatTTACTAACATTTATATATCTCCAATAGATTTACTATGAAAATATAGTATATGATtaatctaatgatacttattttataataaaaatattaatattattttgtataaatttgatcaaatttagaaTTGTTTGACTCCTCAGGAATTGGGAGTTGCATTCTTTTTAGTACAGAGGAAGTAGCTCGTTACTAACCTACATTTTCTTTAGCTCGTTACTAACCTACATTTTCTTACTTTAATACCAGGTTCTTGATGCAATACTGGATGCAGAAACAGAAGGGGCGGAACTCGAGGTCCTCATTCGCCTTAGTGCACATATTTGTAAAGTCATTCCTGAATATTTTGCCCGAGAACTAGAGAATGATCACCGTAAGGAAATATTCGTGAAGAGGCTTGTCGATGCGCTGAGAGCAAACATGAACCCAGCTGTCCATTGCCCTGGAATCAGGAGGGTTGTAATTGAGCAAGCCATACAACTGATGACCTGCAATTCTCGTTATGCCGATGTTTTCAACCAATACTGCATGGTGGAACTACTGTTGATGGTAGAGCGGACACCCTCAAGGGTCGAAAGGTACAGGATCTTCTTGGGAAATACAGGATTCATGGAGCACAAGGAACCTCTCGCCGATCTTGTGGCTGCAGCAAAAGAACTGTTGTGCCGCCAA is part of the Panicum hallii strain FIL2 chromosome 2, PHallii_v3.1, whole genome shotgun sequence genome and encodes:
- the LOC112881343 gene encoding uncharacterized protein LOC112881343, with translation MAKGGGTAGGGEHRVRMPEKGCAGQAGEGAKPEKQLNGFVRAVALIERLGNALGTLAFTWATVVLLGGYPTVLREDSDFWLATAIVFLEAARMFSRNNRLDYQLFFHTKGAVRPLGWNGLVVVVYLSNVYNYMLIPAAVARIVLSLLRIVSHDYYGDKPDDPAKTNLAPSLSIFYWMVFLQGMLYSVACLLEIFSFIPRRALARHGGFRGRCGAECISLYYAYALEKCMEKDVLAPKKISLTSFAMDSIDSDSPKRQLHGIRVMQNLLRMEPTRTLLVLKLKASMNTVARLIEMLDWTSPADRAVRLSAARVVAELAKSLRIISVPGTIKFVSSLLDVDGESERENTLLDTDDEQDKEQGIATDLMYIQEQNHGLAMEDGSLGQRQNPLWDTSSLMETEACSTQQVGMKEQNYCFLRCWKRITRLWSTPQEEPDVDHDHLPALGMSILDSLCCDQDNCVEMSRVAGLIPEIIGFTSYKRYTKNANEVQQKILMRSSLKLLKRLSKTGGEIGITLRHKISEHPLLLTNLSDILDDRFSSQGVRKLVIGILRNLALDANTSKEIGRIQAIIGRLMDAFLKPSATSCKNPNRFLQKVAGQALAMLAMESADNCAAMLMEAGNAIGELASMICENNNRYVAARLLHNVFQNMQPELSSSDMRKLCETLRKVLDAILDAETEGAELEVLIRLSAHICKVIPEYFARELENDHRKEIFVKRLVDALRANMNPAVHCPGIRRVVIEQAIQLMTCNSRYADVFNQYCMVELLLMVERTPSRVERYRIFLGNTGFMEHKEPLADLVAAAKELLCRQWVRGMTCNN